In the genome of Raphanus sativus cultivar WK10039 chromosome 9, ASM80110v3, whole genome shotgun sequence, the window tttttctttttgctccGATCTTTGCCATGGTTTAATTGGGTTATTGAGTCTGAGTCTTGTGTATTGAGTGTTTTGTTGATCAGTTATGGGTGGAAATGATTGGAGCTTCACAAGATTGGCGTTTACTGCTTTGGTAATGTTATTATTGCATCCCAAGGAAACTTGTGCATCGTCATCATCCTTTGTTGGCTCAACTGTTTGTCAATCCGATCATTTTGCCTACAAAAAGCTTTATCAACGAGGGAGTTCATTCACAGTTAACGGGAATCCAGTGGACAGAATCCACTTTTGCGAAGCCATACGGATTCACAAAGCCAAAGGTTGTGTCCTTGGGGACTCTTTTAGAGACTCGTGCTATCTACTAGGTATGCGGAGAATTGTTTTGTTAAGCTCTTATTGTCACCATCCTTGCTTCATTAATTGAACTGCTTCTTCTTTTCTCAATGCAGGGAGAAGGTTTTTGGAAGAAAAACATACTGAAACAAATGAGGCTGAATCAAAAAACCATGTGAAAGTCAGCTTGGCAGCAAGCGGGTTTCTTCTCTTCTGTTGTGCGATATGTTGTCCTTGCTTCCATAAGGAGAGGAAAGCAAATACTCACGAAGTACTACCCAAGGAATCTAACTCAGGTGACCCCCAATATAGagagatattttaaatatgtttcaGTACCTTATTAGTGGTATGAGAtcagtatttatttttatttttttaatatttgctaAAATGTTGAGCTACATGTTAACGTTGAGGTTCATATACATACTTATGGCAGTGCACCAAGTTTCCTCTTTTGAAATGAGCCCTTCGTCTGATAAGATTCCCCCAAGTCCATTCCGGGCACCACCAAGTCCGTCCCGGGTACCTCAAAGCCCATCTAGATATGCCATGTCCCCAAGACCTAGCAGGATGGGACCCTTGAATCTGACCATGAGTCAAATTCAAGCGGCAACTCACAATTTCTCGGACGACAATCAAATCGGTGAAGGAGGGTTTGGGATAGTCTATAAGGGAATTTTAGAGGATCGCCAGGTGGTTGCTATTAAACGAGCCAAAAAGGTATTTTGTTTGATAGTTGTTCAGTTACAACTTTTCTTTGTATGCAATCTGAGTAAGCAAATGTTACTTAAATCGAAAACTTGACACTTGCAGGAACACTTTGAGAATCTGCGAAAGGAATTCAAAAGTGAAGTTGATCTTTTGTCGAAAATAGGGCATCGGAACCTAGTAAAGCTACTTGGTTATGTTGACAAAGGAGACGAGCGACTTATCATAACCGAGTATGTCCGAAATGGTACACTCCGGGATCACTTGGATGGTAAGAACTTGTTTCACATTGTTGTTTTGCAGCTATATAAGAACATATatgaataaacaaatatttttttgaacggCAGGTACTCGTGGAAGCAC includes:
- the LOC108828628 gene encoding calmodulin-binding receptor-like cytoplasmic kinase 3, translating into MGGNDWSFTRLAFTALVMLLLHPKETCASSSSFVGSTVCQSDHFAYKKLYQRGSSFTVNGNPVDRIHFCEAIRIHKAKGCVLGDSFRDSCYLLGRRFLEEKHTETNEAESKNHVKVSLAASGFLLFCCAICCPCFHKERKANTHEVLPKESNSVHQVSSFEMSPSSDKIPPSPFRAPPSPSRVPQSPSRYAMSPRPSRMGPLNLTMSQIQAATHNFSDDNQIGEGGFGIVYKGILEDRQVVAIKRAKKEHFENLRKEFKSEVDLLSKIGHRNLVKLLGYVDKGDERLIITEYVRNGTLRDHLDGTRGSTLNFNQRLEIVIDVCHGLTYLHSYAERQIIHRDIKSSNILLTDGMRAKVADFGFARGGPSDSNQTHILTQVKGTVGYLDPEYMRTYQLTAKSDVYSFGILLVEILTGRRPVEAKKPHDERITVRWAFDKYNEGKVLELVDPKARERVDEKILKKMFSLAFQCAAPTRKERPDMEAVGKQLWAIRSTYLRRSVEQK